From the Bacteroidia bacterium genome, the window GAGAACCACTTTTCACACATTTTTAGTTTTGAAATAGCTGAAAGTGGTAAAGAAGGGTTAGAAATTATAGAGGACTGTACGGCGCAAAAACAAGACATTGCTATCATTATTTCAGACCACCTTATGCCTAGTATGAAAGGAGATGAATTTATCATCAGTGCGCATAAAATAGTCCCAGATGCTCTTAAAATTTTACTCACAGGACAAGGTAATTTAGAAGCTATCAGTAATGTCATAAATCATGCACACCTTTACAGATACATCCCTAAACCTTGGGAAAAAACCGACTTCTTACTTACTATTGAGGAAGCCGCCAAAAGCTACATGCAAAAAGCTGAACTCAAAGAGTACAACACCCTTCTAAAAAACCTCAACCTTGCATCTCAAGAACTTTCCAAAGAAGTTAATCTCAATGAACTAATCAAAAAATTCTTGTACCTTGTAGTAGAAAATTCCAAAGCTCAAAAAGGAATCATTTTTACAAAAAGAAACGAAAAATTGTGGTGCAGAGCAGATTGCTATCGGAAGGATAAGCAAGTGAATTTGTATCCATTTGACTCAGAATACATCATTGAAAATGAAAAAAGCAATCAAACACTTTTCTCTATCATTGAACACTGCTATAACGAGAAAAAAACTATAATCTACGATGGTGAGGATTCTGTATTTAGTACTAACCTATACATACAGAAAAATAAAATAAAGTCTTTTGTAGTAGTTCCCTTAATCAAACAAGGAAAAGTACTTTCAGTACTGTACTTAGAGCATAACCAAAACAAACACTTTACCCCAAAAATTTTAGAAGCACTAGACCTACTAGTTTCTCAAGTAAGTATAACTTTGGACAATGTTCAGCTCTACAATAATCTTGAAAAACGTGTAAAAGAACGAACTCAAGAAGTAGTAGCTCAAAAAGAAATTATTGAAAGACAAAACAAAGATATTTTAGATAGCATACGTTATGCTCGTAGGATACAAGAAAATCTCCTTCCTAATGACGAACAAATTCAAAAAACCTGCTCAAAATACTGTATATTCTACGAACCTAAAGACATTTTAAGTGGAGATTTTTATTGGTATACAACACGCTATCATTATGCGTTCATAGCTGTAGCCGATTGTACAGGTCATGGTGTACCCGGCGCATTTATGTCAGTCATTGGGCACACACTGCTTAATCAAATTGTCAATCAGGAAGATATTTATGAACCTGCGCAAATTTTACTGCAACTACATAAAAAATTAGGCAAAATTCTCTCCTATTCAGAAGCTTATTCTGAACAAACTATTCGTGATGGTATGGATGTCGCTATTATACGATATGATTTATTAGACAAAAAAATTCACTTTGCAGGTGCAAAAAGACCTTTAATACTTGTTTCTAAAGATGGGTTACAGGAGATAAAAGGTTCTTCTTATTCTATTGGTGGGGAAATGAATGTAGTTGAACCAACTTATGAGCAGCATACTATTCAAGCGCAGTCAGGGGATAGAGTATATTTGT encodes:
- a CDS encoding SpoIIE family protein phosphatase — translated: MPRKPIILCVDDEKIVLDSLLEQLENHFSHIFSFEIAESGKEGLEIIEDCTAQKQDIAIIISDHLMPSMKGDEFIISAHKIVPDALKILLTGQGNLEAISNVINHAHLYRYIPKPWEKTDFLLTIEEAAKSYMQKAELKEYNTLLKNLNLASQELSKEVNLNELIKKFLYLVVENSKAQKGIIFTKRNEKLWCRADCYRKDKQVNLYPFDSEYIIENEKSNQTLFSIIEHCYNEKKTIIYDGEDSVFSTNLYIQKNKIKSFVVVPLIKQGKVLSVLYLEHNQNKHFTPKILEALDLLVSQVSITLDNVQLYNNLEKRVKERTQEVVAQKEIIERQNKDILDSIRYARRIQENLLPNDEQIQKTCSKYCIFYEPKDILSGDFYWYTTRYHYAFIAVADCTGHGVPGAFMSVIGHTLLNQIVNQEDIYEPAQILLQLHKKLGKILSYSEAYSEQTIRDGMDVAIIRYDLLDKKIHFAGAKRPLILVSKDGLQEIKGSSYSIGGEMNVVEPTYEQHTIQAQSGDRVYLFTDGYTDQFDAEDKKRYSIKQFREFLLNHRFVPMQEFKKILIDEWQNWKGRNTQTDDILVIGIEIP